AACTTAAGATTGTTGCCACCGTCTCCCTGTTAGCTTGTTTAGGGTTTGCAGAGCAAGCTCTTGCGTTAAATCAGCTAGACTTGGATCAGTTGAAGGCAACAAGTGCCTGTCCTCGGTGTAATTTGAGTGGTGCTGACCTAAGTAAGCTGAATCTAAGTGGAGCAAATTTGCGAGGGGCTGACTTGAGCGGCGCTACATTATCTCAAGCTAATCTCACAAATGCCGATCTCACCTAGGTGCAAATTTAGAAGGTGCGGTTCTGAATTCGGCGAATCTCAATGGTGCTTCTTTAACAGGAGCAAATTTAAAATCAGCATCCCTGGAAAATGCAGATTTGTCTTTTGCTTAGCTTTATCAGTGCCAATTTAGAAGCAGCAAACTTAAAAGATGCCAAATTGCAATTTACTAATTTTCGGGGGGCTAACTACCGACTAACAACTTTAAATAATGGTGTTGTCACCTCCGACAAACCTTATGGTTGGTCGTTAGAGCGTCAAAATCCCAGAGAATGTAACGAATACAAACCCGAAAATACTCTAGGCACAACCTGCTACTCAAAATAAACTGGCGTATGGGGTACAAGGGGCAGAGGGGAAAAACTTACTGCAACTTCTCCCCTGCTCCCCTGCCTCCTGCCTCCCTCAACCATATCCTTGTATAGCAAAAGCATTTTGTTTGTTAACAGTTCTTTATCATGGGAAAAAAGCCTATAGATTAATTGAATCGATGCTTACCCATATAAAAGACTTAGCAGCAAAACTAGCGCCTCGCTTAATTGAAATTCGCCGCCACATCCATTCTCACCCAGAACTCAGCGGTCAGGAGTACCAAACAGCAGCTTTCGTAGCTGGTGTTTTGTCTTCTAGTGGGTTACACGTACAAGAGGGAGTTGGCAAAACGGGTGTCATTGGAGAACTCCAAGGTACTGGCCAAAATGACCGTTTATTGGCAATTCGCACTGATATGGATGCCTTGCCAATTCAAGAGGGCACTAATTTAGAATATGCCTCTCGTGCAGATGGTATTATGCACGCTTGCGGTCACGATGTCCATACCACTGTGGGGTTAGGAACGGCAATGGTGCTGTCCCAAATGGCCGAGGAGTTGGGTGGGAAAGTGCGGTTTTTATTTCAGCCAGCCGAGGAAATTGCTCAAGGGGCAAGCTGGATGGTGAAAGATGGAGCAATGGAAAATGTCTCGGCTGTATTAGGGGTTCATGTTTTCCCTTCTATACCCGCAGGATCTATTGGTGTGCGTTACGGGGCTTTGACAGCCGCCGCTGATGATTTAGAGATTCTGATTATGGGAGAATCTGGACACGGGGCGCGTCCCCATGAGGCGATTGATGCGATTTGGATTGCTTGCCAAGTGATTACTGCGCTGCAACAAGCCATCAGCCGGACACAAAATCCTTTACGTCCTGTAGTATTAAGTATCGGGAAAATTAATGGTGGCAGAGCGCCGAATATAATTGCGGATAAAGTGCAGTTATTGGGAACAGTGCGATCGCTCCATCCCGAAACCCGTGCCCATCTCCCAAACTGGATTGAAAACATTGTATCTAATGTTTGCCAAACTTACGGAGCAAAGTATCAAGTCAATTATCGCCAAGGTGTACCCAGCGTCCAAAATGATTACGCCCTGACACAATTGTTACAATCAGCCGCAGAAGAAGCTTGGAGTAGCGATCGCGTTCAAGTACTACCCGAACCTTCCCTTGGTGCTGAAGATTTTTCGATGTATTTGGAACACGTCCCTGGTTCCATGTTTCGCTTGGGTGTCGGCTACAAAGAAAGAATCATTAACCACCCATTACACCATCCCCAATTTGAAGTTGATGAATCTGCTATTATCACCGGGGTTGTCACTATGGCATACACAGCTTATAAATACTGTCAGCAAAATTTGTAAACAAAAACTCCCAGCAGATAAATACTGGGAGTTTTTGTTTAATTAAGCTTTTTTAGCGGATATAGAAAGTCCGAAAGCATCCTATACATTCGATTCAGTTACAACACCCAGCTTTTGTTGAATTCGGGTCTTAGCGGCTTTGAATTCAGTCGCCAGTTGTTCGGTTTCATCGCTGCTTAA
This portion of the Nostoc sp. GT001 genome encodes:
- a CDS encoding M20 family metallopeptidase — its product is MLTHIKDLAAKLAPRLIEIRRHIHSHPELSGQEYQTAAFVAGVLSSSGLHVQEGVGKTGVIGELQGTGQNDRLLAIRTDMDALPIQEGTNLEYASRADGIMHACGHDVHTTVGLGTAMVLSQMAEELGGKVRFLFQPAEEIAQGASWMVKDGAMENVSAVLGVHVFPSIPAGSIGVRYGALTAAADDLEILIMGESGHGARPHEAIDAIWIACQVITALQQAISRTQNPLRPVVLSIGKINGGRAPNIIADKVQLLGTVRSLHPETRAHLPNWIENIVSNVCQTYGAKYQVNYRQGVPSVQNDYALTQLLQSAAEEAWSSDRVQVLPEPSLGAEDFSMYLEHVPGSMFRLGVGYKERIINHPLHHPQFEVDESAIITGVVTMAYTAYKYCQQNL